The following proteins come from a genomic window of Archocentrus centrarchus isolate MPI-CPG fArcCen1 chromosome 3, fArcCen1, whole genome shotgun sequence:
- the LOC115774412 gene encoding secretory carrier-associated membrane protein 5-like: protein MAEPNFPPLPGFIPLKPCFYQDFEEIPEQHRSMCKKMYHLWMFNSATLVVNLIGCFAWMFGGGGVTNFGMAIIWVLMFTPCSYVCWFRPIYKAFKTDSSFNFMIFFFVFMAQVGISIIQSIGIPGWGVCGWLATISFFSYNILIALIMLVPTIMFTAVASLSFIALTRIHNFYRGSGASMSKAQEEWATGAWKNPHVQAAAQQAAMGAAAGAMQDQYSTPQYSENQM, encoded by the exons ATGGCCG AGCCCAATTTTCCCCCACTGCCTGGATTCATTCCTCTCAAGCCATGTTTCTACCAAGACTTTGAAGAGATCCCTGAACAGCACCGCAGCATGTGCAAGAAAATGTACCACCTGTGGATGT TTAATAGTGCCACACTTGTTGTGAATCTTATTGGCTGCTTTGCTTGGATGTTTGGTGGAGGTGGTGTGACCAATTTTGGCATGGCCATCATCTGGGTCCTCATGTTCACGCCTTGCTCTTATGTCTGTTGGTTCAGGCCCATCTACAAGGCCTTCAA GACTGACAGCTCTTTCAACTTCATGATCTTcttctttgtgttcatggctCAAGTTGGCATCAGTATCATCCAAAGCATAGGCATCCCAGGATGGGGAGTATG TGGTTGGCTGGCTACTATCTCCTTCTTCAGCTATAATATTTTGATTGCACTGATCATGCTGGTCCCTACAATCATGTTCACTGCTGTGGCCTCTCTGTCCTTCATTGCGCTCACCAGG ATCCATAATTTCTACCGGGGCAGTGGGGCTAGCATGTCCAAAGCTCAGGAAGAATGGGCCACTGGAGCCTGGAAGAACCCTCATGTCCAGGCAGCAGCCCAGCAGGCTGCCATGGGGGCTGCAGCTGGAGCAATGCAGGATCAGTACTCCACCCCACAATACAGTGAAAACCAGATGTAG